atgctgctgctgctgctgcagctgctgctgctgctgcttctgctgctggggcagtgggacaggctttttgctgcctgccagctgtgtggggtcctgtccttcctgcccccagagccctgagcatTCCCGTCCCCGCTGCCCCACTGCTAGCTGcctccctcacagccccactCAAGGCCTTCTCTCCATCCTCCCGCAGACCATGAATTCCGTGGTATTGCTCTTCGTGCTCTTGAAAACCCTCATCCAGTACCCACAGCTCGTGGGTGATGTTCCAGATGAGGAAACACGTCTGCGCATGGAAGTGCATGCCAAGCACATAGAATGGGAGAGGATTCGGCTGGAGTGGCAGGTGGAGCAGCTGGACCTGAAGCAGAGTGGAGTGGAGCAGTCCTTGCAGCTCTTGGCTCTTGCTGTGCTCCTGTTCCTTGTCTTGGTCCTGTGGCTGATGGGGTGCAAAAGGAGCCTGAGGAGAGAGGAGCCTGAAGAAGGAAACAATGGTGCAAACAAAGAGGAGGTCAGAAATGGGCTTGCAAATGAAGAAGTGGATGTTGGAGAtgcagaagaagaagatgatGCGAATGGGGAGGAAGATCGCAATGGTGATGATAACGGGAATACGGCAACGTTGCTGGAAATGGAGAAGATAATATTGAGAACGCAGTTGTCAATGAGGCTGCAAATGCCGCAAACAATGATCTTGCAATCGCGGCCTATGAAGGAGACAACGATTTGGACGATAACGTTGGAAGAACTCTGATGCAACGCATACAGTGGCCTGTACAGGACCTGCAGGCTGGCTGCGAGTGGACAATGTACCTGATGGATAAGTATGCGGTTTACTTTGGACACGTCTTATCAAACAGTTTCTACCCAGTCCTGCACCAAGCCATCGGGGTGGGCAGCGCCTTTGAAGGTTGGAGTCCCCGTGAGCAGGATGTTGTGTACCAGGTGCTCATACCCATGACTCCTCCCCGAGGCCACAGCTTCCACCTGGAGCTggactctgcagagcacaggcaggtgaGGAACTTCCGTGTCCGCGTGCAGCTGGAGTGCACCTgcaccaaggagcagcagggggagAACGTGCTGTGCTTCCTGCACCAGCccgaggaggagctgaggaggagTCAGGATCCCAGCCTCCTAGACACCCTGTGCACCGACTCCTACCTCGATGTGCACAAAACGGCCCGCTGGTTCCACCAGCTGGTGAGAGCCATCTGGCCAGCTTTGCCGCAGTCGCACAATTGGCATTTAACGCTGCTGCCCTCCAGACGCTGCTGCCAATTCAAGGTGACCAATGGCAGGGAAAGCTTCAGGATTGAGGTGTTGTTTGGGGTGCGCAGAGGCGACTCCGACGTCTTTGTGAGCAGCCAGCCTAAAGAGGCCCACACCCAAAACACAACCTGGCCCGAGACCTATGCTGTGGCAGAGACTGAGTTCTTCAAGCACGTCGCCAAGCAGGCCCCCCCTGACAGTTTGCACCTCAAGTGCCTGCAGTTTTTCACCCGTCTTGTGCTGGGCTTCAGCTTCTCCACCTACAGCATGAAGACCATCGTCATGCACCTGCTCAACGTCGTGCCCGTGTCGCAGTGGCGCAGGAGAGATCTGCTGCGGCGCCTGCTGGATATCCACGAGGGCCTGCGCTTTTGCGTGCCAGCAAAACACCTCAACCACTTCATTGTGGGGAACCAGAGGCTGCCTCCCAACATCCATTTACCCCCAGATGTTCAAAGGGGTCACACATACAATCTCTTCCATCACCTGGCCGAGGAATCGGCCGCCCACACCCAGGCCGTTAGTGAGTACCGGGATCTGCGAAAGAGCTTCCAAAGAATCCTTCTCGCTGAACGCTGAACGGACGCACTGACGCACAGAGCTGTGCTCGTGCTGCTCGCAGCTGGCAGCTCAGAGCCACCTCATAGCACTAATTTGGTGCTGTaaggagaagaggctgcaaaggctctgctgaaggtcccacagcctctcctgcctcctcaacagctggaaagccacaggACAGCTGATTCTGCCGCCTTGGATTATTTCATTCTCCAGAAAAGGCACCCACATTGGCATACAGACCTGCTGCAATTTCCCCACTCCTAAGAATGCGTGTGAACACAGAACATGCCGTACCTGCGGGGCCAAAGTCACCAAACCCCACCTGCAACACGCACTTGTTCCCGCCCTTTCGGAAGCGCCAAAATTTACAGTATGAAAGAAGCGGGAATGGgggacagaaaaagaagcagagcGAAGAAGAGCAAGGGGAAAAATCAACACTGCTTGGCTGCCATCAGTCAATGGACCGTGACTCTCCTTGTCTGTACAAATGACACATTTAGGCCAGCAATGGACAAAGTGTCTTGGAGCTGACCTGAAATTTTCTGTATATAGGAATCTAGATATTTTTTCATAGCTagttatataataaataaaaagtttataCCAGTGAGTTGCTCCATTATTTATGATTATATATagtaaaatagaataaaacaaaaccatataCTAATATAAACAACAGCCCACATGAAAATACGTAATTATTCTATCCCAATAAAAAATCATTCCAAAGAGTTGAATCCACAATTaagtttaaataataataataaaaataatagagcACATATTAAGTGTCACTATATTTTTGGCGGAAAGGGTTTTCATCAAGCAGATGCATTCATACAGATACAACATACGTGTAATATATAGATACAGTGGGCATTTCATATTCTTGTAGCAATATAATTTCTATTCTACATCATATGTATGTATCACACataggattttattttgacatACAAGTCAAGCCGTATCTAGGGTTGCTATCTGTTCTGACCCATATTAATGCTCTCTACTTAGTGCATTTATGAGCAGCAACCTGGAAACAGCTTGGATCTTGTCTCAATAAAATACAATGTTGCAGAATCAGGATTGTGCAAATCTTTCTTGATCTCAGCCAGACCCACAGTGTTGGTAAAAGCCTTTCACAGTGAATCGGGGCTCGTGGGCTCTTGGCTTGAACTCAACCAAACGGACAGTGCTGAACTGGTTCTAATCAGAAATGCAGCCCAGCTGTCCCCGGCCCCTGTGATCATCACACAGTCACTGAATGGCTTGGCTTGGAAGGCTCCTTAGAAATTGCCTtgttcagccctgctgccaaggacagggacaccttgcactgggccgggttgctccaagccccagccaggctggcctggagcactgccagggatggggcagccgcagcttccctgggcagcgtGGGCCAGGGCCTCAGCAGCCTCAGAGGCCACAATGTCCTCCCCATCTGCAGCCTAAGCCCTCCCTGGGGCCAGGCCGGGCCGCAGCAGGGAGCACCTCAtggggctgtgcccggggagggaacggccctgcccagggacagcagggctctggcaccagggacagcagggacagcagggacagcagggacagcagtgccgGGCACGGCCGCAGGGACACACGTGGCCGCAGTCACTgtcaggagcagagaggaacCTTCTCGCTCTCTGCAACTCCCAGACACGACGGCTGGGCTAGTGcagctcaggctctgctcccaggaaacaaGGGACAcgacaagagggaatggcctcaagttCCGCCACGGGAGGCTTAGATTGGGTATTAGGGAAAAATTTCTCCTCCAGAAGGGTTggcaagcactggcacaggctgcccatggAACTGGTGCCATTGACATTGCTTGAGACGCTTCAGgaatgtgtagatgtggcacctggggacatggtgaTCAGGTGGACTTGCCAGTGTCAGGTCTGTGCACTCTGACTTGATGGCACGATGAATGTGGGGCACCACACAGCCCAGGTGCTGGCAGCTGTAAACTGGCTCAAGCCATAGAGTAGAGCCTTCCATGTCAGCTAGCACCggtgctggcagctgagccACTGGCAACATgccaccttcccctgctgcagaaCCCTTTTAGGGTcaagctggggcaggggaggggggtcAGTGattctcccagctcctgagcacaagctgagaaaagggaaatcaTGTAACCCATCGGCCTCTCGGACTGACGCCTGGTAACAGAACAAAGAGAGGAGCAAAGGCACAATTTGGAGTTCCATCTAGGCAGCACCAAGAGGGGATCGTTCAAATCCAGGTGTCCAGCACAGAATACACGCCACAGGCTTTCCTAGAGGGGTAAAAGGtgcaaaaaaaaggacaagacaAACCTCAAACCCAAAGAGTAGTGTTTGAGTTTTCTGTGACTGATGGCTGAGAGACATGGCTGTGCAGTGCTGATGGTCTCTTCTGTGCACACTCCTCGTCTTTGCTCATCACAGGGGCCTGCAAAGCCAGGCGAGgctttcttcctgctcttggcTGCGCTGAGACCAAACAGCCTTGGGGTGCCCAGcgctgtgagcaggagagctgggcaaAGTCACTGCAAGCCACGCAGCCTTCCCCTCCAAGGCTCCAGAGACACAAGGGCAGAAAGCTGCGGCCTAAGCTGGACTGCACTCGGACCTTGTGGAGCTTGTGTCTGCTCTGGCatccctcctccaggctgggcagtgtaaatctgagctgctttcccaggccATCCAGGCTTTGCACAAACTGGGGCCTTGCCGAAGGCAAAGGCCAAGGAAGGGCTCTCACTTGTGCTGCCGGTGCCGTGGAAAGCCCCAGAGCAAAGAGGGCATTTCTTGTCTGCCGGGATCCCCTCTTCACAGTCTGGCCTTGCAGCTTAGCAAAACCCACACGCACAGGAGGGGACATTCCAGCAATGACTTTCACTCCAAACCTTTCCATTTTCTACcaggaaaatactgattttcccttctgcttgcAAGGGCATGGATTCCCTTGGCTGATGGATTTGGCACAAAGGTTCTCCTCACATGGAAATGCTTCCAGGCAAACTGAAACTCTTCCTCCCACCAACAACCCATTTTGTCCCA
This genomic stretch from Cinclus cinclus chromosome 6, bCinCin1.1, whole genome shotgun sequence harbors:
- the LOC134045605 gene encoding LOW QUALITY PROTEIN: inositol 1,4,5-trisphosphate receptor-interacting protein-like 1 (The sequence of the model RefSeq protein was modified relative to this genomic sequence to represent the inferred CDS: inserted 1 base in 1 codon); translated protein: MNSVVLLFVLLKTLIQYPQLVGDVPDEETRLRMEVHAKHIEWERIRLEWQVEQLDLKQSGVEQSLQLLALAVLLFLVLVLWLMGCKRSLRREEPEEGNNGANKEEVRNGLANEEVDVGDAEEEDDANGEEDRNGDDNXEYGNVAGNGEDNIENAVVNEAANAANNDLAIAAYEGDNDLDDNVGRTLMQRIQWPVQDLQAGCEWTMYLMDKYAVYFGHVLSNSFYPVLHQAIGVGSAFEGWSPREQDVVYQVLIPMTPPRGHSFHLELDSAEHRQVRNFRVRVQLECTCTKEQQGENVLCFLHQPEEELRRSQDPSLLDTLCTDSYLDVHKTARWFHQLVRAIWPALPQSHNWHLTLLPSRRCCQFKVTNGRESFRIEVLFGVRRGDSDVFVSSQPKEAHTQNTTWPETYAVAETEFFKHVAKQAPPDSLHLKCLQFFTRLVLGFSFSTYSMKTIVMHLLNVVPVSQWRRRDLLRRLLDIHEGLRFCVPAKHLNHFIVGNQRLPPNIHLPPDVQRGHTYNLFHHLAEESAAHTQAVSEYRDLRKSFQRILLAER